CTGTGTGCAGTCTGCCCCCTCTGCTCCCCCGGCTGTTCTCCTTCATCACATGATGTCTTTATGTCTCTCATTCTCTGCCGTTCTGTTCATCTCCATGTCAGTTTCTGTCTCGTCTATTActctgtggttgtttttttcctcctcacgTCTCGATTTTTGGACGTTCCTGCAGATGCAAGGCGTGGCGACAGTAGACAGCGATACGGAGCAGAAGTTCATCGAGGGGGCGTTAGCAGAGGTGCCCAGCCCGGCCCCCGCCGAGCCACAGACACCCATGGATGCAGACAAAGCCTCTATATACAGGTGAGAAACCAAACGGCCAATCAAACGTCAGCTTTATTCTAACAATCCGCAAATAGTTTCAGTCAGAGAcgtcaaatattttctggtttcatttccataaatatgaggatttgtttgtttttctttatttacaatGAACATAAATGAGATGTTTGGAAATGAAAACTCCCGTTTGTCTTTTGTAGACATCCCCTGTTCCCTCTGTTGGCTCTGCTGTTCGAGAAGTGTGAACATTCCACGCTGAGCTCCGACTGCATCACCTCGGCCAGCTTCGACGTCGACATTGAGAAATTCGTCAGCAGCCAGGAGAAGGAGGGCAAACCGTTCTTCAGCGAGGACCCCGAGCTGGACAGCCTGGTGAGGGTCTGGAGTTGTCCAGGTTTAGTTTGAGTTTTAATCTATTTGAAACCGATCTAAAGCCCGTGTTAACATCACACAACCCCCCCTGCAGATGGTGAAAGCCATCCAGGTGCTGCGGATCCAcctgctggagctggagaaggtcAACGACCTCTGTAAGGACTTCTGCAGCCGCTACATCGCCTGCCTGAAGACCAAGATGAACAGCGAGACGCTGCTGAGCGGCGACCCCGGCAGCCCCTACTCCCCCGTCCAGGGTCAGGTCCAGAACTTCTCCCCCGCCAAgactcaggtgtgaacggcAGGCGGGGGCGATGATGTAATTGTTTAGATGTTTGTGGTCTTCTCTAAATGGCCGCGTGTTCTGCAGACCCCCAGCTCCATCTCTGGGACCCTCAGTCCCCAGGGTCAGATCGTGGTGCCGGCGTCGGCCCTGCAGCAAGGCAATGTTACCGTGACGACCGTCAACCCCACCCAGGTGGTCGCAGGTATGTCACCATGGCATACGACTCCGCCCTCAGGTACCGTCCCGCCGTACCTGCAGCTCCGATGGTGACGAATCCCACGAGACGCCGTGTTTACAGGAGCATTCTgtagctcagtgtgtgtgtgtgtgtgtgtgtgcgcgcacgtgtgtgtgtgtgttgcaggcgGCACCGTCTACCAGCCTGTGACCGTCGTCACTCCTCAGGGTCAGGTGGTGACACAGGCTCTGTCTCCCGGGACGATACGCGTCCAGAACAATCAGGTGAAGCTTTGCTCCACAGACAGGAAGATGTATCAGTTCTGAATTGATCGGTGTAGAACTGATCAGTTGTGAATTGATCTGTTCTCCCAGCTCCAGCTGCAGTTCCATCAGGACCTGAATCTCTTCAACCACGACGACAGCTCCACAAAGAACAAGCGCGGCGTCCTGCCCAAACACGCCACCAACGTCATGCGTTCGTGGCTCTTTCAGCACATCGGGGTGAGTCAGCTCTCCAGCggcaggccccgcccccttagCGACGCAGCCCCGCCTCTCATCCACccctattttgttttgttttttgtcccccAGCATCCGTATCCCACGGAGGACGAGAAGAAGCAGATTGCCACCCAGACGAACCTGACGCTGCTGCAGGTCAACAACTGGTGAGTTTTTCCGGGTCCtggggggggcgtggcctgaaCCCCAGACGCTGACGGCTTTCATCGACCCGCCTCCAGGTTCATCAACGCGCGGAGGCGGATCCTGCAGCCCATGTTGGACGCCAGCTCCTCCGAGACCCCAAAAACCAAGAAGAAGACCCCCCAGAACAGACCGCTGCAGCGCTTCTGGCCCGACTCCATCGCCGCTGGGGGGGGGACTCACCAGCAGGTCACCATGCCAGACGGTAGGCAGCCGCGCCGACCGCCGACAATCCACCCCCGCCGGTACGGCCTGACCGACGTTGATGCTGTGACCCTCAGGTACCATG
This window of the Antennarius striatus isolate MH-2024 chromosome 12, ASM4005453v1, whole genome shotgun sequence genome carries:
- the pknox1.1 gene encoding homeobox protein PKNOX1.1 isoform X2 gives rise to the protein MGPVHFNSILCMLRIVFLLEFKRHPSLIFLTDGWPPVPALYDAPAFAASSVNTMAAQSVSIDKYPQAEHQMQGVATVDSDTEQKFIEGALAEVPSPAPAEPQTPMDADKASIYRHPLFPLLALLFEKCEHSTLSSDCITSASFDVDIEKFVSSQEKEGKPFFSEDPELDSLMVKAIQVLRIHLLELEKVNDLCKDFCSRYIACLKTKMNSETLLSGDPGSPYSPVQGQVQNFSPAKTQTPSSISGTLSPQGQIVVPASALQQGNVTVTTVNPTQVVAGGTVYQPVTVVTPQGQVVTQALSPGTIRVQNNQLQLQFHQDLNLFNHDDSSTKNKRGVLPKHATNVMRSWLFQHIGHPYPTEDEKKQIATQTNLTLLQVNNWFINARRRILQPMLDASSSETPKTKKKTPQNRPLQRFWPDSIAAGGGTHQQVTMPDGTMVTMIGEGLQSLTSDGATLAVQQVMLGGHSEDESGDSGDEDDDTDMAGLGLDNSDSLQ
- the pknox1.1 gene encoding homeobox protein PKNOX1.1 isoform X1, with translation MGPVHFNSILCMLRIVFLLEFKRHPSLIFLTDGWPPVPALYDAPAFAASSVNTMAAQSVSIDKYPQAEHQMQGVATVDSDTEQKFIEGALAEVPSPAPAEPQTPMDADKASIYRHPLFPLLALLFEKCEHSTLSSDCITSASFDVDIEKFVSSQEKEGKPFFSEDPELDSLMVKAIQVLRIHLLELEKVNDLCKDFCSRYIACLKTKMNSETLLSGDPGSPYSPVQGQVQNFSPAKTQTPSSISGTLSPQGQIVVPASALQQGNVTVTTVNPTQVVAGMSPWHTTPPSGGTVYQPVTVVTPQGQVVTQALSPGTIRVQNNQLQLQFHQDLNLFNHDDSSTKNKRGVLPKHATNVMRSWLFQHIGHPYPTEDEKKQIATQTNLTLLQVNNWFINARRRILQPMLDASSSETPKTKKKTPQNRPLQRFWPDSIAAGGGTHQQVTMPDGTMVTMIGEGLQSLTSDGATLAVQQVMLGGHSEDESGDSGDEDDDTDMAGLGLDNSDSLQ